A segment of the uncultured Desulfobulbus sp. genome:
AAGCGTCCGACTGGCCAGAGTAATTTTTGAAAACACCTCGGTTATCTGGGCACATTTATGGACAACAACAGAGCCGACACCACCGGCACCGATAATAAGAACATGGGACATGGAAAATCCTCCTTCTTAAAAAAATTAGCAGGTTAGCGTTCGAAATAAGTGTAGCCCCGCAGGCCTGCCTCATACACGCTGACCACCTCACGTCGCTCCTGGGGACTGATTTTTCCCTCGCGCACCGCCTGTTCCGCGGTTTCACGAAAGCGAATAAAGAGGCGTTTGGGATCATACTGGACATAGGAGAGGACCTCGGCCACGGTATCGCCCTCCTGCTCGTTAACAAATTCAAACTCGCCCTGATCCTTAATGCGGATGGTGACGATATTGGTATCGCCTAAAAGGTTGTGCAGATCCCCCAGGGTCTCCTGGTAGGCGCCGACGAGAAAGACACCGAGGATATATTCCTCATAGGGCTTCAGCTCATGCAGGGGCAGGTAATGCTTGACCCCTCGCTTATCAATGAACTGGTCGATCTTACCGTCACAGTCGCAGGTGATATCGGCCAGGATCCCTTTACGGGTCGGCTCTTCATCCAGTCGGTGAATCGGCATGATGGGAAAGAGCTGTTCGATGGCCCAGGAGTCGGGCAGACTCTGGAACACAGAAAAGTTACAGTAATAAAAGTCCGAGAGAATGCGATCCAGGTCTGAGAGCTCAGCGCCTGGGTTCCGCAGATCCTTGGCGAGGCGGCTGATCCGGTTGATGGTTGTCCAGAAAAGGCGCTCGGCAAGCGACCGCTCTCGCAGGGTGATCTTTCCGGTCTGAAACAGTCGCCTGGTTTCATCGCGATAAAAGATGGTGTCGTTGAACACCTCCTGAATATTGCGAATGGTCAGATCCTTGAGCGCCTGATGCATGTATTCCAGCTGGGGCGGACAATCCTCAGGCAGGGTATCCGGCAGGGGATCCGGTTCAAAGCGGGTGACATCGAGAATATTAAACAAAAGAATCGAATAGTAGGCCACCAGCGCCCGGCCCGACTCAGTGATGATCACCGGCGCGGGAATCTGGGCATCCTCCAGCGAGGTCATGACCGCCTCGACAATATCGGTGCAGTATTCCTTGAGGCTATAGTTGCGGCTGGAGAGAAAATTGGACTGGGAACCATCGTAATCAACGGCCAGACCACCGCCGAGATCAAGATACTCGACGCCGGCCCCCTCTTTGGCCAACCCCGCGTACACGCGACAGGCCTCGTTCACCGCTGTACGAATCTCACGGATATTGGAGATCTGGGAGCCCAGATGGTAGTGGACCAACTTGAGGCAATCAAGCATACCTGCCTCTTTGAGCATATCCACGGCGTGAATGACCTGGCTGGTATTGAGCCCGAAGATGGAGCGCTCCCCACCCGATTCCGACCAATGTCCCCCCGCCTGGGCAGAGAGCTTGATACGAATTCCCAGGATCGGCCGCGCCTTGAGTTTTTTGGAGCGCTCGATAATCAGCGGGAGTTCATCGGGCATCTCCACCACCAGGATACAGGTGTAGCCAATCTTGGTGGCATAGAGCCCCAGATCGATAAATTCCTCATCCTTATAGCCGTTGCAAATGAGCACCGCCTTTTTATCCCGCATCATCCCCATGGCAGCAATCAGCTCCGCCTTGGAGCCTGCCTCCAGACCATGGTGATAGCGGGAGCCGAACTGGGCGATTTTCTCCACCACCTGCTGCTGCTGATTCACCTTGATAGGGTAGGCCCCCATGAACGAGCCTTTGTACCCCAGCTCGCCCATGGCATCCCGAAAGGTCTCATTCAAGAGGGTAATCTGCGAATCGAGGATGTTTTCAATGCGCAGCAGGACCGGCATATCAAAGCCCCGATCCCGCATACCCCGCGAGACTTCGGCAATGGACACCGCCCGCCCGGTCTCCCCGGGAGAAGGCGCTACCATCAGGTCACCGTTCTCAGCCACAAAAAAATAGCCACCACTCCATTCCGTGACACCGTAAAGATCAGATGACTTATTGATATTCCAACGTTCCATGGCGTAACTCACCAACGACTCCTCCAAAATGCTGCAGTTCTCTCTATAAAGTCAGATTGACAGATTTTCTTCAAAACACACAAATTAAGCGAGGATTATTTCCCTCAGAAGCATTCAGCCAAGCAGTTTAATCTCCTGGCTGTTTTCGACAGGCCTATGTAACTGCAGCGTTCGCCCGGTGGCCAGAGCCTGTCGATAGGCGGCACCATGCATCTGCACAGGCTTTGCTTTTCTGCGGCACAAACGGGGAAAACGCCAACCAACAAAATCCTCAAGCCGTTGCTGTGCCTGCTCAAGAGGCAGCAAAGCTGCGGAGGCAACAGTTCTTCGTATGGGTGGCTGCCTCTGCTCGTCCTCAATGCGCTGACGAAACCCGGCCAGGATGCCAAAGAAATAACTGTTGCGGGCTCGAAGACCACTTCCGACGTAGTGATGCCGGTTCTGCTGCCACAGGGTTTCAAGCCGATTTTCCAGAAAATGATAACAGTGCTCGGCAATGGCGACATTTTCTTCCGGACCGAGCAGCTCGATTGTTTTGACAACACGATCCTGGTCAGGCTGATAAGTGGATCCACAGATCACCCGTACGCCAAAATGGTCAGCCAGAAGCGTGCAGATCACCTTACGATGGGCCGGCAGTTTTTGCTTACCGGTATTAATGCTCCGATGCAAGAGCTGCTGCTCCTGGGCAAGACTTCCAAGATCAAGCTGATGCCGCTCTAAGAGTTCACTGACGCGCTGCATGGCCAGGGCAGCCTCATGCTCGTTGTCGGAATCGCCCAGTGCCAAGAGTTTACGCACCTTTTCTATAATCCTTCGCCCAGGGGCCGTGCTGCCGCCTGCGACCTGCTCCTCGCTGAGCTGCACGCATAAATCCGCCCCGGCCCGCTGAAATGACTCATCCACGGCCATTTGGTGACAGGCCTGCTTAAAAAGCGCCCCATGCCCCATCTCCTCCGTGCCGTACCGTTCGCTACAGAGCTGGTGGGCCATTTCGTGCTTGAGCACCTGCATCGTCAAGGCCCAGGGATGTTCCATGATGAGATAATGGCTCAGCGTCAAACACCGGTCCCTTGCCGACCAGCTCCCGAGCTGGCGGCGGCTTCTGCTGATGCGAAAAATGGGTTCACTTAAGCAAAGCCCGTACTGATAACAAATATCGCGGTGTTCCCTAATCAGTTGGCTGAGCCAGGCCGCATGCAGTCGGTCATCGAGTTGTGCGGTATCAGTCATGACCGCCTGCTGGCTGCTGCCGCAGGGCCTGAATGCGGGCAAGCACTGGCGGATGGCTGTAATTCAAAAAGACATTGAGCGGATGCGGGGTCAGGTTGTTGAGGTTGGAAACGCTGAGTTTTTTGAGTCCGCGGATAAGCGCTTCATTCCCACAGACCTCTTGCAAAGTCTGGGCAGCATAGGCATCGGCCTGATATTCGTTGCGCCGCGAAAATTGATGAAAAAACACCCCTACAACCAGAGAGATCGGCGTATAGAGAAAACCAAAAAAAATAAGTGAGCCATAGACAGAGACATGCTCCATGCCAAAAGCTGCAAACAGCCCCTGATTCTGCAAAAAGAGGGAAAGGATGAAAAACATCAGGCCGGTCTGCAAAACCGAGAGCACCATCATAGCTGGAATATGTCGCAGCTTGTAATGCCCCATCTCATGCGCCAGAACAGCAAGCAGTTCATTCTCCTCAAGTTTTTCGAGCAGAGTATCAAAAAAGACAATGCGCCGGAAGCGGCCAAACCCGGTAAAAAAAGCGTTGGCCCGGTTGGATCGCTTTGAGCCATCCATGGTATAAATCCCCTGTATGGCAAATCGCTGCTGCCTGGCATACTCGGTGATTTTTTCCTTCAACGGCCCCTCGGCAAGCGGCACGAACTTGTTAAACAGAGGCATAATCACCACTGGAGCCAAAAACTGCATCACAACTATAAACAGCACGACTGCCAGCCAGCAATAGAACCAGGCGAACTGACCGCTGCTGGAAAAAAACCAGAGAATTGCAGCCAACAATGGCCCTCCGAGTACGACAACCAGCACCATGGCTTTGAACTGATCCAGGACAAAGGTCTGCCAGGTGGTGGTATTGAATCCAAAACGCTCTTCCAGAACAAAGGTCGAATACAGGGAAAAGGGCAACTGAACCACCGAGCTGAGGAGCCCGAGCAGCGCCGTAAACACCAGGCCGGTGACAATTTCGCCCTGCCCCAGACTCCTGGCAAACAAATCCAGCCAATTAAATCCCCCGGCAACAATAAAACCTATCGTCAAAACCAGACTCCAACTCGCCTGAACCAGGGAGAAACGAGTCGTTGCCCGGGTATACTCCTGCGATCGTGCATACTCCTTGGCATCAAAGACATCTGCAAACTCCCCTGGAAGCTCAGGAGAGAGGCATCGCAGGTTCAAGAGAGAGACGATCAGATCCAACAGGTAGCCGAGCAGAAGAACAGAGAGAATAAAAGCAAGATAGGTCGTGCCAGTCATAAAGAATCCGTGGGGCTTTGCATCGGCCAAAAATCGGAATCGATGCTCTTAATGAAGATTACAACAAGGTGCAAGCCATTTATCCCTTCAAGCTGTAATTTATTTACATCCGAGGTTCGCAGAGATAGAGCACGTTCTGTGGCTGCATGTATTTGCTTGGTGTAGAGTCAAGGGACGTGATGTTTGACCATGAACAGGCCTCAGGTCACCGCAGACGTTGCGGTCTTGATCAAGCAAGCAGTTCCCTGAACTGCCCTCCAAGTATGACAGTTTTTTTCTCGGCAAACAACCCCTGCTGAACCATTCCCTGCAGCTGTGGCTTTTTCTACAAAAAAACAGTACCTTTCCCAAAAGACGCTGACCTCTCTTTCAGATAACTTCACCCTGGTGCCCCCCATGAGACCTGCCCCACCACAACAGCCAATGTCCGCTTTCAAACTGTTCGCCATAATTTTCACGGCCATGGTCCTGGCCCTGCTGGTTGCCTTCATCCTCATCCGCAACTGGCTCTTTCCGCAGCCTTTTACCCCGGTCAGTCTCAATCCCCAGGAGCAACAGCAATTAGAACAGAAGCTAGAACGTTTTGAACGGGCCAGCGCAGCTTCATATTCCCCCGCACATGCACCACAACTCTCCAGTGCTGACCTGCAACCTGAGGCCTACAGTGAAGCAGGCGCCTCCCATGAAATTCTGCTGAGCGAACGGGAAATAAACGCCGTGGTCGCTCAAAACTCTAACCTGGGACAACGAATGGTGGTGGATCTTGCCCAGGATCTTGTCAGTGTCAAACTGCTCATTCCGCTTGATCCTGATTTTCCAATTATGGGGGGTAAGGTCCTGAAGGTTCGAGCCGGTGCTGAGTTGGCCTATCGGCAGGGCCGCCCGGTGGTCATTTTGCGAGGGATTTCAGTCATGGGCATTCCGTTGCCCAATGCCTGGCTCGGTGGTCTGAAAAACATTGACCTGATCGAAACCTTTGGCGCAGATCCCGGGTTCTGGAAAAGCCTTGCTGATGGTGTCGCCGCCATTGATGTTGGGGAAGGGCATTTGCGACTACTACTGCGGGAATAAAGTCAGGAGGAGTCTCGGCTCGATGATGCCTTATTTTTCCTGCACAGTTACCAGCTACTCTTTATCCTTTTTTACGACTCTTTACTAAATGAACGAGGTCTCTAATACACCAATATGAGGAGCAAGCTCCTTAACGCCCTCTACCCCACACAACCATCCCAGGTAAATCTACCTAAAAAACACAATACCGCCTCTTACATTTTGGTATCAGGGGGGATTATTGGTCTAAATTTATTTTACTTTTTTAAATCAATGCTATAATCGCCTTAATCTACTATACTTCCAAAGAACCCCTAAAAAAATGGTGGTTTTATCTTTACAGGAATCTTCATGGCGTTATGGCCCCCCCCTCAGGTCTGGACTTCTTCCTATATTTGCGGAATTCTCCTGACAGCTCTCATATACAGTTGTCTCAGCGCTGACCAGTCCGCCCTAGCCTCAGGGTTTCGTATCACCAATCAATCTTTGGGTGCTGTCGGAAAAGCTGGCGCCAACACCGCGTATACCCCCGGCCCAGATGCCAGTTATTACAATCCGGCAAACATGGCTTTCCTGCCCGATTTCTGGTTGGTCGAAACCAGCCTCACCACACTCTACCTCCCAGCCGTCAACTATGCAGACAGCAGGAGTCCGGCTTTACATGGGGAGTCTGCAAGTGAACTGTTTTATATGCCTTTGGTCCACCTGGTCTCCCCTGAATTTGGAAAAGTTCGCTTTGGTTTTTCCCTGACCTACCCTTTTGGCCTGGCCAAACAATGGTCCCAGCCTTTCCCACGTGGTTTTGCTCAAAAAATTTCACTGTTCACTGTTGAAGCCAGCCCAAGCATGTCTTTTCAAGTGAACGACTGGATGAGTCTGGGCGGGGGGGTTCGATTTATTCACGCAAAAGGTGAAGTCGACAATGAGTTTACTTCCCCCATTTTTGCTTCTGAGTTGGGGGCGCTGACTTCTTTAAGCCACTCTTCCAATGCCTCCGACAACAAAGTCGGATACAACCTGGCGTTGAGTCTCCATCCAAACCAACGGTGGAATATCGCTGCCACTTATCGTTCTGAAGTTGATCTCCACCTGAGTGGAAGCAGTCAATTACGAGCGCTCCTTGGTTCATCGTGGCTCAGCGACCACACAGCATCATCTTTGGAGCTCCCCCTCCCCGCAGTCTTAAGCCTTTCCACCTCGTACTCTTTCGAGCGCCTGACAGTTGAACTTGGCTGGGACAGGACCTTCTGGGGGGCAACCGAAGTACTGGATTTTGAGTATTCACAAGACCTTTCCAGCCCCCCTTTTGCGATCTTCGACACTCCCATCCCCAGAAACTGGAAAGATACCAACGCCTATCGCCTTGGCCTTACCTATGCCTGGAACCAGCAATGGACAACAACCCTGGGGATAGCCTTTGATGAAACACCGGTCCCTGATCAAACCCTTGAATTTCAGCTACCCGACTCCGATGCAATGGTCTACTGCCTGGGAATTCGCTTTCGCTACTCTCCCTCCACGGAGCTTGGCCTTTCTTACATGTATCACCATACCCAATCCCGCTCGGTAAACAACGACCTCAATATCGAGGGAACCTTTACCGAGGGCGGGGCACATGCCGTCACCCTTGGCTTAATCACCAGGTTCTAATGCCAATTTCCGGGAGCCTTCTCCCAATGCCCCCAAACACTGCCCTGAGGATACGTTCATGTCACCATCACCTACGCCTATTGCGCCTGCCCTACTCGATTCAGTTCTCGTTTATGCAAACATTCGAACCTTTTCACCAGGCGAACCCATTCTCAGCCCAGAAAGTACGACCCATGCCTTTTACTATCTGGCGCAGGGTGCTGTTGAGGTCAGCTATACCGACCGGGTGGATACCCGTATCACCGTAGCCTTGATTGGCCAAGGCGAATTTTTTGGAGAGATCGGTTACTTTGATGGGGAATCCCGCGTGCGTAATATACAGGCCTCGGGTGAGGCGCAGGTCGGCATTTTTGATGAGATGGTCATGACCAAACTTCGCGCCGCCAAACCCGAGCTGTTTGTTGATTTCCTCTTTTTCCTTACCCAAAATATTTGCGGTAAATTTCGTCGTATTGCCGGAGAGCGAGAACCCATCGCCGGCTATGCAGATTCGCTTTCGACTCGTCATTCCAGCCGCTACTCCGAGGCTAAACCCCTTCCTTCCGCGCTGCTGAACTCTTCTCTCTGGCAGAGTATCAGTGGCAAAATGGAGACGTTCAAAACCGAATTGTTCAACCTCTCTCATACCCTGCAAAAAGCTGAGGCCGAAGGCAAGGTCGCCTTGGAGACGGAAGCCCGCTGTCATGTCGTTTTAGCCGAACTCAATGCTGCTTTACCCGAATTTGAGAAGGCCATGGCCGGGAGCAACTACGAAGAAATGCTCTGGGGATATATTTTCAAAGAAATATTCCCCTACTTCATGCGGAGTCGCTTTGCCGAAAGAGCCTATTTTAAGCCCAAGGGATATGCTGGTGACTTCTTAATGATGGAGCATATTTATACAGACATCCCCAAGGGTGAAGGCAAACTGGGCGAAATTATCGATGCCTTCTGCCTGCAACGTCCAGGATCCCTGGCAATTCGTGGACGTCGCAAGCTGATGAAAAAACAGCTGGAGCTCTGCAGCGCCCCCATTCATGCCCGGGGCAAGATCACTCGGATCATGAACCTGGCCTGCGGGCCCAATCGGGAGCTATTCGATTTTCTTGCCGACTGTGAGTACAGTGAAGACATTGAGGCGCTCTGTGTGGATATTGACTCAGAGGCTTTGCAGTATACCAACCAGCACGTCAATATCTTTCCCCACCGGGCTTCTATCCGCCTGATGAGTGAAAACGTGATCAAGTGGGCGCTGGGTCGAGCCAAGCATCACATTGAGCCTCTGGATATCATTTATTCGGTTGGGCTGTGCGACTACCTGGATCCACGCCTGTTTCGCGCGCTTATCACCCAGTGTTACAACCACCTGAACCCCGGCGGCACCTTACTTTTGGGCAACTTCACTTTTTATCCGGATTCGCTCTTTCTTGACAAGCTACTGAAATGGGAGCTGATCTACCGCACCAAGGAAGACATGATTGAACTCTTTGCCCCGACTCCGTTTGGCGACAAGGTTGAGGTGCTGATAGAGGAATCTGGAGTCAATCTTTTTGCAAAGGCGATCAAGGAATAATGGATCAGGCCCTCACTACAGCGCCTTTAGAGGTTGCACAGGAAATAGATCAGCTTTTTTACCAACGAACCCGTATCTGCCTCTGGCTGGGTGCTGTCTTTTTCTCCTTTTTCTCTTTACTCGACTATGTCCATGCTCGTGACGTTTTCCCCCTCTTTCTAGGCTACAGATTAAGCTTTGTTTTTGTCCTCATTGGACTATTGCAACTGCTGCGTTTTCCAGAACTCCAACGCCACTGCCGCAAAATCATGTTCGGCTCCATGTTGTTGGGGACTCTGGTCATCTCTCTCATGACAGTCAAACTCGGGGGCTTTGGATCCGGATACTATGTGGGTATCCTGTTGATGATTGCCGGAGGCTTTTCCGTACTCCCCTTAAATATCGGACAATCTCTCGGCTTGGGCGGAGCGATGTACTGCATCTATGCCCTGACCGTCTACCTGGGGTCCCCTCCTTTAAGCGGAGAAGAACTCAATTGCTTTGTTAACAATACCTTCTTTTTTTGGAGCATTGTCATTGTCACCACGGTTCAGTGCTTTGACGAAATCCAAACCCTGCTCAAGTCCCTGCGCATTCAAAAAAATCTTCGCACCATCAACGGTGAGCTCAAAGAATACACCGGGGGGTTAGAATCGCTTGTTAAAGAACGCATGGCTCAACAGGAAGAGTCAGATCTGAAATTTCGAGACCTCTACAACAATATTCTCGATTTGGTGGTTCTGATTGATGGACGTGGCATCATTCAAATGATCAATCACCATGGCGCCCAGCTTCTGGAGCTTTCGGCCCAGGCCTTGAAAAACCGTCCCCTGACAGATTTTCTTCCTCCCCAGGACCAAGACATCCTGACAAAAAAAATCATGATCCAGCTTGCCAGCGGTCAGCAGATCCAGGGGATTCAGATGCGCCTGATCACCTACCATGGTCGTCCCCTGGAAGTGGAACTCAGCGGCAACGCTGTGAACATGCCTGAACAGCAGCTCTGTTACCAACTCATCATTCGCGATATCACCCTGACCAAACAGATTGAAAAACAGGTTTTGGAATCCAAGCAGCTGCTGGATACCTCCCGCCAGGCAGCTATTTTCGGTCTGGCCAGCCTGGCTGAGTGCCGAGACGAGGATACCGGGGCCCACCTTCTTCGCATTCGGGCCTACACCCGCATTCTGGCGATGGAGCTTGCTCTCTCCCCCGATGCCCCCGCGATAATTACCGACACCTTTATCGAGGATCTCTGCATCTCTTCAATGCTCCATGATATTGGCAAAATAGGCATTCCCGATTCCATTTTGCTCAAACCCGCCCGATTAACCCGGGAAGAATTTACCGTGATCAAGCAGCATTGCGAACTGGGCAGCAACGCCCTTGCCTCGGCAGAACGGGATTCAGAAAGCCTATCTTTTCTCCGCTTGGGCCAGGAAATCACCCGCTGCCACCATGAGCGCTGGGACGGAACCGGCTACCCATCTGGACTCAAAGGGGAAAAAATCCCCCTGGCTGCTCGAATTGTCAGCCTGGTAGATGTCTACGATGCTCTGACCTCGACACGCCCCTACAAAGAAGCCTTTAGTCATGAAGAATCCTGCCGTATAATACTGAGCGAAAGCGGCCATTTGTTTGACCCTGTTATCGTTGCTGCCTTTCTTCGACGAGAACAGGATTTTGACAGTGCCAGGCAGCAGATGTATTCGACACCAATACTCCCAGTCCACTGAACAGGCATGACACTTGATCCGCGATTCCAAGAGGAAGTTCAACAATTACACCATAAACGGGTGTACTTTATTCTCTTGGTCAGTATGGGGCTCATGCTTCTTTTCACCGCACTGGATTACCTGCTCTTACCTGAGCAGTTTACTGAGTTTTTGCGCTATCGCCTTGCTGCGGTGGGTATTGTTGCTCTCCTGCTTGCTGCCAATTTCTTCGATTATTCTCACAGGAGGGCCTGGATCATAGGCATTACAGGGTATCTCTTTGCCGGTATTATCGTTCTGCTGACTGTTTTACGTATGGGCGGAGCCAACTCACCCTATTACGTGGGAGTTATTGTCGTCATCACCAGCTACACAGCCCTGGCTCCTCTAAGTACAGCTCAGACCATCATCAGTGGCCTGGCGCTTGTTTTTCTCTACCTCTTCGGCATACTCATGCTCAGTCCCATGAACCATTATGAGCTTGTCAGTCTCTTTTCCAACCTTTTTTTCATGACCTGTTTTGTCTTTATTGCGGCAACCCAGAGCTGGGCCGACTCCACCGCTAGAAAGCGTGAATTTCGGCTGCGTCATGAAGAAAGCCTGGCCTCGGAAAAACTTACTCGGCAGGCTCAATATCTCGAGCAAGAGGTGCAGCGGCGCACCCTGGAGCAAAAAGCCACTGAACAGCGTTTTCGCATTCTTTATGAAGCCATTGTCGATGATGTATTGCTGGTAAACTCCCACGGAATAATTGTACAGGCCAACCAGCATGCCATCGATCACTACCTGGGAGGTACGCTATCTGACCAGGCTTCCATTTTTGATCTAGCTTGCTCACAGGACCGCACCTGCCTCGAACGTGAACTGCTTGCCCCTCTGAACCGGGGAGCAACCGTATCTGCCTGGCGTATTACCCTGTGTGGAACTGATGAAGCTCAAGCTGAAGTGGAAATAAGCGGAGCACTGCTCAAACGGGGAGAAAAAAAACTCGGTATTCAGCTGGTTTTGCGTGATATCAGCATCCGCCAGCAGCTCGAAAAAAAACTTATCGGCTCTCTCAACCGGGTTCGAAAAATGGAGAATGCCGCCATCCTCGCACTGGCCAAACTTTCGGAATACCGTGATGTAACCCCGGGAAATCACCTGGAGCGTATTCGTGAATACTGCCGCCTACTTGCCTCTGAACTGGCCCAGGACCCAAAGTATGCGGACACCCTGACCCCAAATTTTATCCAGAATCTTTACCAGGGCTCAATTCTCCATGACATTGGTATGGTTGCAGTGCCTGATGAGATCCTTGCCAACAAGGATACCCTTTCTGCAAAAAAAAAGACCCTGCTACGTCAGCACACTCGCAGGGGTGGGGATGTCATTAAAAGCATGATGGAAGGTATTCAAAACACTGGCTTTCTCACGGTTGCCCAAAACATCGCTTATTTCCATCATGAACGTTGGGATGGTCGAGGCTACCCTCAAGGATTACGTGGCAGTGAAATCCCCATTGAGGCGCGCATTATGGCCGTAGCCGACGCCTATGAAGAACACACCACAACTCTTGCTCTCGACACCCGCCTCTCCCATGCTCAGACCGTTCAGATGATACGCGATGAAACAGGTCGCCAGTTCGACCCAGCCGTGGTTAATGTCTTTCTCAAATGCCAGGACACCATGCAACTTGTCAATCAAACCATGGCAGAACCTGATCCTGGTTTATGCATGGAATCAGGGGATTGCAACCTGCCAAGCCAATGAATCTTGATTCACATTTGCACCCCGACGGACAACATTTTTCCTTGCCGTTCCCACGCAAATACACTAAAACCTCACAGAATTAGCGATACGCGTATTGAGAGCGAGCTTTAATGCCGCCCCATGCGTACTTTGTGATACCCAGTGACTGGATGCGAGTTTCCTAACGGAGGAGTTTACGATGAAACGAAACATGATGCGGGGGCCGCTGGTTAAGTCAGCGGTAATACTCATAATTCTAACCCTTATGGCCTATTTGACCAGTGCCTCGCCCGATACGACCGTGCTGGGCTCACTTGGTCTTATTATCATCGGAGCTATCCGTCTTGTTCAGTGGTCCATCGCCATGGTTATTGGCCTGGCCGTCTGTATTGCTTTTCTGATCGGTATTTTTCTTTTGGCCGCCTCCATGGTCAACAAAGAGGCTGCCGGCCGCATGTTTGTAGCTGCTAAAGCTGGCATCACCGAGATGATCGGTTCAGCCATCTGTTCTATCAAATGCATCATGGGCAAAGAGGCACAATGCTGCTCCCCAAAGGAACTCGCGGCTCCCAAAGCTGAGTTGGGAGCCGTGGAGAATACTCCTGCAGAGCCGAGCACCGTTGAGGTGAAAGACGAATTGCAGAGTATTATCAGTATGGAGATGCAGAAGGTAAACGACAGCCAGCAAAGCCTGAGTGATCAGTTTGCCGCCATTAACGATAAATTAGAAGCTCTTGAGGCGAAAACCGGCGAATTTGCCGCAGCGACCCAGCTTGAGACCATCACCTCCGACATCGCCTCTTCCGGCGAGGTGGTGAATGCGGTCAAGGAGCAGATTGCAGCCCTGGAAGCAAAAATCAGCGAGACTGCTGCCAAAATCGACAGCATCAACCCTGAAAAAATTCTGGGTGACATTCCCAATCGCCTGGAAAAGGTAGAGCAGGAAGATACCAGCTTTGATCCCCAGCCCCTGACCGAGGCCATTGCCGAAGCCAAGACCGGATTGGACGAAGCCAAAGCCAGCCTGGAAGAGATGAAAACTGGTCTGGAGACGGTAAAAACCGATCTGGAAGAGGTGAAGAAAAAACCTGCTCCCAGAAGAAGAACCACAACCAAGACCACCAAAACAACCAAAGCCAGAGCCACCGCCAAGAAGAAAACCACCACCTGATTTTTGTGCGAAAAGCAGGCAAGGCTGTGTGCAAAAAGCCCGTCTGGGGTTATCCAGACGGGCTTTTTTTATTTGATTCCAG
Coding sequences within it:
- a CDS encoding outer membrane protein transport protein — protein: MALWPPPQVWTSSYICGILLTALIYSCLSADQSALASGFRITNQSLGAVGKAGANTAYTPGPDASYYNPANMAFLPDFWLVETSLTTLYLPAVNYADSRSPALHGESASELFYMPLVHLVSPEFGKVRFGFSLTYPFGLAKQWSQPFPRGFAQKISLFTVEASPSMSFQVNDWMSLGGGVRFIHAKGEVDNEFTSPIFASELGALTSLSHSSNASDNKVGYNLALSLHPNQRWNIAATYRSEVDLHLSGSSQLRALLGSSWLSDHTASSLELPLPAVLSLSTSYSFERLTVELGWDRTFWGATEVLDFEYSQDLSSPPFAIFDTPIPRNWKDTNAYRLGLTYAWNQQWTTTLGIAFDETPVPDQTLEFQLPDSDAMVYCLGIRFRYSPSTELGLSYMYHHTQSRSVNNDLNIEGTFTEGGAHAVTLGLITRF
- a CDS encoding DUF2786 domain-containing protein, whose protein sequence is MTDTAQLDDRLHAAWLSQLIREHRDICYQYGLCLSEPIFRISRSRRQLGSWSARDRCLTLSHYLIMEHPWALTMQVLKHEMAHQLCSERYGTEEMGHGALFKQACHQMAVDESFQRAGADLCVQLSEEQVAGGSTAPGRRIIEKVRKLLALGDSDNEHEAALAMQRVSELLERHQLDLGSLAQEQQLLHRSINTGKQKLPAHRKVICTLLADHFGVRVICGSTYQPDQDRVVKTIELLGPEENVAIAEHCYHFLENRLETLWQQNRHHYVGSGLRARNSYFFGILAGFRQRIEDEQRQPPIRRTVASAALLPLEQAQQRLEDFVGWRFPRLCRRKAKPVQMHGAAYRQALATGRTLQLHRPVENSQEIKLLG
- the speA gene encoding biosynthetic arginine decarboxylase, which encodes MSYAMERWNINKSSDLYGVTEWSGGYFFVAENGDLMVAPSPGETGRAVSIAEVSRGMRDRGFDMPVLLRIENILDSQITLLNETFRDAMGELGYKGSFMGAYPIKVNQQQQVVEKIAQFGSRYHHGLEAGSKAELIAAMGMMRDKKAVLICNGYKDEEFIDLGLYATKIGYTCILVVEMPDELPLIIERSKKLKARPILGIRIKLSAQAGGHWSESGGERSIFGLNTSQVIHAVDMLKEAGMLDCLKLVHYHLGSQISNIREIRTAVNEACRVYAGLAKEGAGVEYLDLGGGLAVDYDGSQSNFLSSRNYSLKEYCTDIVEAVMTSLEDAQIPAPVIITESGRALVAYYSILLFNILDVTRFEPDPLPDTLPEDCPPQLEYMHQALKDLTIRNIQEVFNDTIFYRDETRRLFQTGKITLRERSLAERLFWTTINRISRLAKDLRNPGAELSDLDRILSDFYYCNFSVFQSLPDSWAIEQLFPIMPIHRLDEEPTRKGILADITCDCDGKIDQFIDKRGVKHYLPLHELKPYEEYILGVFLVGAYQETLGDLHNLLGDTNIVTIRIKDQGEFEFVNEQEGDTVAEVLSYVQYDPKRLFIRFRETAEQAVREGKISPQERREVVSVYEAGLRGYTYFER
- a CDS encoding arginine N-succinyltransferase — translated: MSAFKLFAIIFTAMVLALLVAFILIRNWLFPQPFTPVSLNPQEQQQLEQKLERFERASAASYSPAHAPQLSSADLQPEAYSEAGASHEILLSEREINAVVAQNSNLGQRMVVDLAQDLVSVKLLIPLDPDFPIMGGKVLKVRAGAELAYRQGRPVVILRGISVMGIPLPNAWLGGLKNIDLIETFGADPGFWKSLADGVAAIDVGEGHLRLLLRE
- a CDS encoding M48 family metallopeptidase; this encodes MTGTTYLAFILSVLLLGYLLDLIVSLLNLRCLSPELPGEFADVFDAKEYARSQEYTRATTRFSLVQASWSLVLTIGFIVAGGFNWLDLFARSLGQGEIVTGLVFTALLGLLSSVVQLPFSLYSTFVLEERFGFNTTTWQTFVLDQFKAMVLVVVLGGPLLAAILWFFSSSGQFAWFYCWLAVVLFIVVMQFLAPVVIMPLFNKFVPLAEGPLKEKITEYARQQRFAIQGIYTMDGSKRSNRANAFFTGFGRFRRIVFFDTLLEKLEENELLAVLAHEMGHYKLRHIPAMMVLSVLQTGLMFFILSLFLQNQGLFAAFGMEHVSVYGSLIFFGFLYTPISLVVGVFFHQFSRRNEYQADAYAAQTLQEVCGNEALIRGLKKLSVSNLNNLTPHPLNVFLNYSHPPVLARIQALRQQPAGGHD